Part of the Spinacia oleracea cultivar Varoflay chromosome 5, BTI_SOV_V1, whole genome shotgun sequence genome, CATTGTTTAATTGCTTTGTCCTATTACCTCATTCTTTTTCCCCTCTTTAAATTCGTAATtgaaatttttatatttaagatttttttttattaaaacagATCTCCAATATATTTTATGGGAAAAAAAATAGTTGTTGGAggattgaagtttgaaagattAAAAAGCAAATACATTTAGAATATGAAGAAAAGTTTAACTTGTAAAGCTTCCGATTGAATGATAATGGAGGTTATGAGGAAACCAaaagaacaatttttttttttgtttaattaacTCAAATGTTGGGCGGCAGATTTTTGGGATGAAGAGGGTAAAAATAAATCCCGCTAATACAGTGCTTATGGCGGTATTTACCAAATTgtttccctcctaaagtcaGTTGTTTCCCTCCCAAAATGAAATTTAACTTGCTGACATGTCCATTGCCCATTGCAGGGTATGGTGACTAGACTTACCCTGGGGTAAGTGTATGAGCTCCCCTATTTACTTCCTATGTTCCACAATGATGTTCTAGTTCCCACttttcacgtttgccaatgcgcATTTATTACCATTTTTATCTCTAATTATACATTAGATAAAATTATAAACTTTTGATATTCTTAAAGTGCTCATTGAAATGAATCAAAAAAGACCCCACGTGAATATGTTTTTCTTATAAATTAGAAAGAATTTGAAAAattctcttcaattgtgaaGTGCCAAAATTCTAAATTGGAAAATCATTATGGAATGGAAGTAGTACAAGCTACACGTGCTTAAAAGTATGCACATTTgctaaaaaaattatgaaaatttattcaaaattaaacaaaaaaataaacatatttATATGTAACAAAATCTAGTCAGGAATTAGTGTAATAAAACTAACTAAAATAAACGTAAAAtttgtgttctttttgtttttttttttttttaaatttttgccGCAAGGTGCTTGTATAACCATATAAAATGCGAGATTACGAATAAGACTAAGTTTAATTTTGCAATCAAAAAATGCGAGATTAGGGatgaaattcataatttttttaactGCCTTAATACTTGGTTTCATGTTTGCTATACGAACTCAGTTacattgttgttgatttttggttgtcacATGGATTGTAATTTCCTTTTATtgcattaaataattattttttagaattattacaattaagtttttaattaattaaattaaattataaacttattaaGGATGTCATAGTCTATTCTACGAATCACCAAAATATCTTTTGCTAAATTGACATCAGGAGTTTTCTTATAGAATAGATACTATTTATATATCTTGTATAAACAATTTAGATATTGATGATCAAATTTTGTATTCGAAAAAGAGTTATGAGTCCTAGAGCTGTCAAttctcaacccgaaccgttgaaCCCGTTGGGTTAATCTGATAGTTAAGAACCTGAACCGTTAATAACCCGTGAGCTGAAACCCCAAACCCGATCCGATaatattcaacccgaaccgtctcGAAAATATTAACCCGAACCGAATGGACCTGAAAACTCGTTAATGACCCGATTTGTATCTATCTGAACAGTTTCAATCCGGGAAaaacccgtttacaacccgaactgtttcaacgCTAATCGTTTACAAACCGAACTGTTTCAATCCAAACCGTTTACAACCGAACTGTTTCAACCAGGACCATTTACAACCCGAAGTGTTTCAACCCGGACCGTTTACAATCCGAACTTTTTGCACCTGatccgtttacaacccgaagcCGAACTGTTTCAAGATACATGTTGTTTTAACTGAATTGacttaattcattaacaattgaACTTGTTTGTCTTGTTTCGTTGTTAAACATGTTAATATACGATAAACTTGTATTTACAAACTTTACAAATTCTTTACGTATTAGTTCATCATTATCGATTACTCTGTATTAATAACTACGTTATTAGTCATTAATTTATCAATAAATGTTTCATGAACACGAAGTGATAAATTCTATTAGCCATTAGTTCATCGTTATCTATGAAAAACCAAGTCGTATACTCCTATGTACTCTCTAACTTTACCGGTCTTAAAATTTTACCACTTTTAAAATTTAGTTACCGCCCTTGTCTTTTAATTAAGACATCTATATTATAAACgtattgaaaattgtgattttagtaCTAACGTGATATTGTTTATAATTTCTATCCGAATTGACCTGACCAgacatgaacccgacccgatatgataTGAACCTGTTACAACCCGACTAAAACCGTTTACAAACCTACGTGCTCCAACCCGAACCGACTATAACCCGACCCGATTATAACCCGACCCGGTATGAATCCGACTAAAcacgtttacaacccgaaccgaCATGAACCCAACCCGATATTAACCCGAACCGACATGAACTTGACCCGATACGAACCCGTGGCAACCAACCCAAACTCGAATCGAACCGTTAAAGTTTCAACCCGGACTTGATCCGACCCGATAGCCAAATAAACCCATTTCAACCCGAAGCCGATCCGTTTGTCCGAATTGACACCTAGCATATTAtctattattaaaaataaaaatacaaaatacaaaattcaaaagggaaggaaaagaaaaaacgGAATTTTCGAATAGTGTcttatccaaattaatttctcTTCAAAATTGGCTCTCTGGTGATCAAGGTATAACAATGGCGGTCCACCATCTTCCCTGGGCTGTCAATGGCGGAAGACCTACTGAAATAGCTGCTCGAATAACTTGTGCAACAAATGCAACTCCAAAAGTAAAACTGTCCCATTTTAAGAAGTGGGTATCTGAAGTTGGGTCGAAATCTCTCAAACTTGCTCTTTCTAGCTCTCTCGCTATTGCACTTTCTTATAATGGTAAAATTCTGATTCTTGTTTAAATCATGTTGTTTCAGCTTTTCTTTAATTCATCGACATTTCAATTAATTCCCAATATCGccgttttttaccacctacctATAATAACTAGGTACTTGTTTGATTAGTGCACTAATGAACCTTAACAATGTCAGCTTGATTTAATTCGGAGTTATGTTGATATGTTAAGTACAGATTGGTCTctataatttcatatttttttggTGCATAAAAGATTCTGGTGTTACTGTTGATGTTTGTTGGGCAGTTGGGGTAATTAGATGGGTAGTAGACTGGAACATTGTTTGTCGAGGAAGTATAAACCCGAAACGGTGTGTGGATTGATGACTCTGTAAATACACAATGGAATAACTAGTGTCTTCTAATGTGGATTTCAACTGGCTTAGCTGGTTAGAATCTCAAGGGTAGTACCTAAGAATTCAGATCAAAACCTGTCTGCATCAATTATTCATTTGCTCTTTGTCGCTCTATCTAGCCTATACATCCAAAAAATAGTGTATTTCTAGTGTAGTACTATGATTGTGTTGACGAGTGAGGGATGTTACACTTTTAAGTTTTAACAATGATGGGATAAGCGTCCACCATTCAAAGCTAGCGTATTCAAAGGAAATAATGTCAGGGATATCTCAATGGATTCGCTTGATCGATGACAGGAAATGACAAACTCATCTACCTTTATAACATCATTTTCAGAAAAGGAGAGAAGAGATTACAGCATACATGCAATTAAACAAGTTGCTACTCCATAGATTAACCAAGAGCGCACATGTGTATGCTTgtgtattttcataattaataagcttagttatAAAGAAGTGAAAAGCTGAAGAATAACTTCTTAAACTagttttgaccttaaaaatttataattaatatttgaTGGAGCAATCTCTGGAGAGCAGGAAAGCACTGTTCTCATGTAATCCTATCATAAGTTCATCTTAAGAGGTTGTTACAGCTTTATGCTTCAAATATCATGTGTAGTTctctacaaaaacaaaaatcctTGCGAGCATAATATTCATGGTGAATACTTTTGTTCTAATGTGACGCAAGATTTGTTGAGTcgaactttaactttaaaaatAAAGCGTGTAAGGATTGTATCCAGATGTCATGGTAGGAGCGGGCCTTTGGTACTGAGTTTCTTATGATTCTTGTCGCTAAtccctttgttttcttttgtttgctCTTCACTATATATGGCTTTTGTAGCTGGTCGCCTTTTCTCTGTATGGTCTATGCCCTATGGGGAGGCTTTCATTAAGTAGATATCATGGTACATGATGCTCTGATGGAGCTCCTCTTCCATTGATTCTCATTTTTGTTGCAAACGGTTTACCAATGATCTACTCTGTGTTTTTTTGTAATCAATTAAGATATCTGCTGGATGCCTTTCTTTGCATAAGCGGGTGATTTATTTCACCTTGCAGGTGTCGAATACGCTGAAGCTAAAACGGGTGTTAATAAGCCGGAACTGCTCCCTAAAGAATACACTACAGTCATCGATGTTGCTGGCTTCCTCTCTTCTGGTCAGGTCAGACTGCCCTTTCCTGTTTACATTCATATATAATACTTCATAGGCTGCTCTTAACAGCTTTACCTACCAAGATATACTTCAAACAAGAATATTGATCTGCTTCAACAGTCAGCTCAGAATTTGTTTTGTATTAGTGAGTCTTAAAGTGAGTATTGTAGTATTGTCTCTCACTCTCATTTATATAGAATATGCTACTCCGTATTCTTAGTAGCTTGTGGTATAGAAAGGTGTCTTATTTGGAAATAATAAGTTCTTCCTAGAAGAGATATACCCATATGGCAATGACAATTTTCCAGGAAAAGAGACTCGCGGAGGAAGTAGCTGATCTTGAGAAGGATACAGGGTTCAAGTTGAGAATCTTAGCACAGAATTACCCTGATACGCCCGGTAGCCACAGCTTACTTTCTTtgtacttttattttcttctccAAATTACAATTTTGTTTAGAAGTATACCTTTTCAGAATTTGTTTTGGCATATATTTTTTAGAAGATTAAATCTGTGGTCTTCTGACAGGATTGGCAATCAAGGATTATTGGCAAGTAGATGATAGAACAATTGTCTTTGTTGCTGATCCTACTTTTGGTAAATTCTCGTTGTGGAACTGATGTTGGATAAGTCTTGTGCTGGTACATTTAATGATTATTGTACATCTGGTTGATAGGTAatatattgaattttaacgtGGGAGATCAAGTTGATCTTGACATACCGCGTAGTTTCTGGAGCCGTTTGGCTGGGAAATATGGAAATATATTCTACTGGAAAGAAAAGGTGAAAGTTCCTTACATCTCTAAGTGTacctctttatttatttttgcagcATTCAAGCTTTAATTTCAGTTGGCAGACTATCACATCGTTTTGAAAGTATCTATTTCCCCAACTAGATAGACAAGTAATAGGGGTCGAAATGAGCAAATTACAGTTACACTTGCTATCAATATTATTTCGTTTTGTCAGTTGGCAACTGAATCAGCCTGACTCCTTGTTTGTATCTATCTTTGCCATAGGGAGAAGATGCATCGATTGAAGCTGCTGTTAATGCTATATCTTATTGCTTAAGAGAACCTGTTGGTCCAAGTAATTGCTCCGAGGTAATGTAAATAGAATGTTGTTGGAGACCAAGGAAGATACGGCTCTACTTATTTCTTAAGATAGTAAAATTGTGATTTACTTTTATGGGAGTTAGTATGTTGATATAATTAAGTTACCTTTCCCTGTATTATTAACCTCAAAGGAGAAGTTTGAAGAGAGTATCAAACACGGCGAAGAGCATTTTCATAAAGTGAATGTAATGAACacattttgttctttcttggtGTGGGTGTTGGTTTGCTTGTCGCTCTTGCTCACATTTTTTTCAAGAAAATCCAAGCATCTGTTTAAGGCGAGAATAGAGAACAGAGTGAAAAGTTGATGAAGAAAAACAGAGTTGATCAGCTGATCTTATAAGAAGGTTTTCAGTCTGCATTGAACTAAGCTTCCATTACCGTATCCCATGTGAAACAACCGTCAATATCAATGTGTTATATCCTTTCATGAAACACATGATATGTAGCTATATCATATGTAAGACACTTCGATGATCAGTTATCAGTCTCAACTCATGTTTCCTCCAAGGGTCTTCACTAACCACCAAGTGAATTCAGAAACTATTGTTGATATGGTTTTGTATTATGCTTCTGTTGATGATCTTGAGCCTGTATGTTGCTGTTTGCTCTTCCAACTGATTGATGATTGTTCAAGAAGCAGACGATATCGCGAACTCCTAGGTTGAATCTGGATCTGCACCAAAATCACTACAGAGAAAGCTTTCTGTTAAAAGGGCAATGGTAAGTCCATGTAACCACTGAGGAATGTGTGTGGCCATAGGAAGagtctcttgaaacaactttgaGTTGTGAAACATGAAAAACATCATGAACCTTGGCTGAATTAGGTAGATTAAGCTTTTAAGCCACCTAGCCAATGACTGCAGACACTTGGAAAGGGCCATAATATTTTGGAGAAATCTTATGGCTGCTTCTCTGTCGAGCTGTTTGCTGTTTGTTGCCTGTTTGGTTGAAGTTTAAGCCATACCCAATCTCCCACTTCAAAGGATCTGTCAGATCTACCCTTGTCAGCTTGTTGTTTCATCCCAGCTTGTGCTCTCCTCAAATGAAACTTGATTAAATTAATCATGTCTTCCCTTCTTTCAAGGCTTCTGTCCACTTCATCAAGTATGGAAGATGTAAAGGAGTAGGCTGACCATAGACAATTTCATATGGTGTGAGTTGTGTTGCAGAGTGAAAATGAGTGTTGTACCACCACTCAGCCAGTGGTAAGCAAGCACGTCAATCTTTAGGTTGATCACTGCACATACACCTAAGATAGGTTTTCAAACACGTGTTGACCACTTCTGTTTGCCCATCTGTTTCAGGGTGATAAGCTGAAAATAGCATGAATTCAGTATCATGTAAGCTGACACCTATTTTCCAGAACTAGCTTAGGAACACTGCATCTCTATCACTAACTATACTTCTAGGCCAGCCATGCAACTTAAACATATTGTCTAAGTATGCTTGAGCTACCTGGATAACAATATAAGGATGAGACAAGGGCATAAAGTGGTTGTATTTGCTCAACCTATCCACTACCACAAAGATGACATACTTCCCTGCAGACTTAGGTAAACTAGTAATAAAGTCCATAGAGATGTCAAACCATACTgctttaggaattgggagtggTTGCAACAATCCAGGACTAGCAGAAGTATCATACTTGGAAGCTTGACATATCTTAGACTATCTCACCAAAAGCCCGACATCTGTAGTTAAACCTCTCCAATAGAAGAGAATTTGCACCCTCTTAATAGTTAGCTCTCTTCCAGAGTGACCACTTTCAGGTGAAGAATGGAACCACTTAATCACCTTATTCTTCATAGCATTGTCAGACCCTAATACCAACTTCCATTTTTTCCTTAATAGACCATCTTGCAAGGTATACCCCTTTAATGATTCAACATTCTGAAGCTTAATAATCATACTCAATAAATTATCATCTAACTGTAACACCCCcgaatttctcttttttttaaaaccaacatttaattaaataaaatcaacCTTGAGAGAAGCTTAGGAGTATTACTGCCACGTGATTACGTTAAAGGCTAACTAACTCAAATAATGCAACagaataaatcaaaatatttctcTTTATTGTATAATAATaactgaaataataataatgtattTTCGAATTActtcaaaatcaaaaccctaagaAAACCAAATCCTATAAAAGCCAACTTAAACAAAATCCTAACTAGGTGAAAATCTCCATTGATCCCGTATGTAAGCATGTCACATCGTCACATCGTCACATCAAAACTGCTTACCAAAAGGTAAatagggccaagccaaaacaaatatgaaatacgggttagcaaaagctaagtacgaatatatgcaagacatgtaaaacatttatatatagttgaacatactttcacaaaccatttaattcaaacttGCTTAATTGAAATCATAGAAAATTCATTTTCCAAAATTAGAACTTTCCATAAAATCTCCATTGATCCCGTATGTAAGCATGTCACATCGTCACATCGTCACATCAAAACTGCTTACCAAAAGCTAAatagggccaagccaaaacaaatatgaaatacgggttagcaaaagctaagtacgaatatatgcaagacatgtaaaacatttatatatagttgaacatactttcacaaaccatttaattcaaacttgcttaattgaaatcatagaaaattcattttccaaaattagaactttccataaatagtaactttctATACATACTAAATTttcaaaagtataaacattTCAAGAATACATATTTTCAAAATAGAAACTTTCGAAAATTAGAAACATTCCATGAATAGAAATATTCCAAATATATAAACTTtccaaatataacaatattccaaaagtagaaactttccaaaaatagattcCAATTAGAATACGGAAATCATACACCTTTTCTTATTCCCCTTTCCTTCCTAAATGTGCACACTCCCAAACTAGTATTCCATCACAAATCTATACATTGGGGTATAACAAAACAATAGTCAACAAGTGACCATAGACTTACACAACAAGTGACACGTATGAACTTTAATGTTCCATGAAATCCATTCCACTTTGAAACTTTACAAAAGTATAATAATGTCATGAAAGACTTTCCAATTCCATACCACGTGATGAACCAATaacctccttttatttaatcaaacATAAAATTTTCGATTAAATAACACGTgtaaataaatgataaattattaaatcattaaaatccaTCAATA contains:
- the LOC110802153 gene encoding thylakoid lumenal 15.0 kDa protein 2, chloroplastic, with amino-acid sequence MAVHHLPWAVNGGRPTEIAARITCATNATPKVKLSHFKKWVSEVGSKSLKLALSSSLAIALSYNGVEYAEAKTGVNKPELLPKEYTTVIDVAGFLSSGQEKRLAEEVADLEKDTGFKLRILAQNYPDTPGLAIKDYWQVDDRTIVFVADPTFGNILNFNVGDQVDLDIPRSFWSRLAGKYGNIFYWKEKGEDASIEAAVNAISYCLREPVGPSNCSEVM